From the Bdellovibrio reynosensis genome, one window contains:
- a CDS encoding dihydroorotase, producing the protein MSERTYDLIIKNGTCLLPHPTEARLIQAKADIAISGGRIEMIADSISEKALKTIDAKGLHVFPGVIDSQVHFREPGLEHKEDLETGTRAAVLGGVTTVFEMPNTNPSTTTKEAFEDKLNRAKNRCHSNYAFFMGGAHDNVDKIAELELLPHCSGVKIFMGSSTGTLLVEDDDTLEKILMQGHRRVIFHSEDEMRLRERKHIATEKADPHFHHVWRDTETAVNSTRRLLRLARKTGRKIHVLHVSTGDEMDMLKDAKDIATVEVLPQHLTLFAPDCYDKLGTYAQQNPPIREKHHMDRIWQAVLDGTVDVIGSDHAPHTKEEKNKPYPSSPSGVPGVQTLVPIMLNHVNNGKLPLERFVEMVTMNTARVFGIKNKGALRQGFDADVTIVDMKKQKTITNDWIASRCGWTPFDGMQVTGWPTHTIVGGKVVMENDQVVMPSQGKPVDFMDTN; encoded by the coding sequence ATGTCCGAACGAACGTATGACTTAATCATCAAAAATGGAACTTGTTTGCTTCCCCATCCGACAGAAGCGCGCCTTATTCAAGCAAAGGCCGATATAGCAATTTCTGGTGGCCGCATTGAGATGATCGCGGATTCAATTTCAGAGAAAGCTTTAAAAACCATCGATGCTAAAGGCCTTCATGTCTTTCCCGGGGTCATCGATAGCCAAGTTCACTTTCGCGAACCAGGGCTAGAACATAAAGAGGACCTTGAAACTGGCACCAGAGCCGCCGTACTTGGTGGCGTCACCACGGTCTTTGAAATGCCGAACACCAACCCTTCAACGACGACCAAAGAAGCTTTTGAAGATAAATTAAATCGCGCTAAAAACCGTTGCCACAGTAACTATGCTTTTTTTATGGGTGGCGCCCATGACAATGTCGATAAGATTGCGGAGCTTGAACTCCTCCCCCACTGTTCTGGGGTAAAAATTTTTATGGGCTCTTCAACCGGCACTTTGTTAGTTGAAGATGACGACACTTTAGAAAAAATCTTAATGCAAGGTCATCGTCGCGTGATTTTTCACTCTGAAGATGAAATGCGCTTGCGCGAGCGCAAACATATCGCGACAGAAAAAGCCGATCCACATTTTCACCATGTTTGGCGTGATACAGAAACAGCTGTGAACTCTACCCGTCGTTTGTTGCGATTAGCGCGTAAGACTGGAAGAAAGATCCATGTCTTGCATGTTTCAACTGGTGATGAAATGGACATGCTTAAAGACGCTAAAGACATCGCGACCGTCGAGGTGCTTCCGCAGCACTTAACTTTGTTTGCGCCAGATTGTTATGACAAACTTGGCACCTATGCTCAGCAAAATCCGCCAATCCGTGAAAAGCATCATATGGATCGCATATGGCAAGCAGTGCTTGATGGCACGGTGGATGTGATTGGTTCAGATCATGCTCCGCATACTAAAGAAGAAAAAAACAAACCTTATCCTTCAAGTCCTTCCGGCGTACCGGGCGTGCAAACACTAGTGCCGATCATGCTAAATCACGTCAATAACGGGAAATTGCCACTAGAGCGTTTTGTTGAAATGGTGACGATGAACACGGCGCGAGTTTTTGGTATCAAGAATAAAGGTGCCCTTCGCCAAGGTTTTGACGCCGATGTCACGATCGTTGATATGAAAAAACAAAAAACTATCACGAATGATTGGATCGCTAGCCGCTGCGGATGGACTCCGTTTGATGGTATGCAAGTGACAGGCTGGCCAACACACACGATCGTTGGTGGAAAAGTTGTGATGGAAAATGATCAAGTGGTTATGCCTAGCCAAGGAAAGCCCGTTGATTTCATGGATACGAACTAA
- a CDS encoding HEAT repeat domain-containing protein produces the protein MKNSLFVSAVVVMGLTSSVSVNVLAAPAKPSSSTLSSALEVLKLPTENRRMVLSNGGEKFYQNFISVAFNESQPMSVRWRALMAAAEVHGDRSTPDLLKAGKHNQWYMRNAALVALTEVNPSQGEKLAQSLLKDKALVVRSAAVEALAKSTTPAVRDLLWDELNQKYNFKGDHSLWIRHQIVETLAKKPLNHEAKIFAGLLSDKDQRLHMPAVAGLEKLTGVKLGGDSTKSAALVGMWKDYVKKEKIEL, from the coding sequence ATGAAGAATTCGTTGTTCGTTTCAGCAGTCGTAGTTATGGGTCTTACTTCAAGTGTTAGTGTGAACGTGTTAGCTGCCCCAGCTAAACCTTCATCTAGTACTTTAAGTTCCGCGCTTGAGGTGTTGAAATTACCAACGGAAAACCGTCGCATGGTTCTTTCTAATGGTGGTGAGAAGTTTTATCAGAACTTTATCTCTGTTGCCTTTAATGAATCGCAACCGATGAGTGTAAGATGGCGCGCTTTAATGGCGGCAGCTGAAGTTCATGGGGATCGTTCGACTCCGGATCTATTAAAAGCTGGGAAACATAATCAGTGGTACATGCGTAACGCAGCTCTTGTTGCCTTAACTGAAGTAAACCCAAGCCAGGGTGAAAAGCTGGCGCAAAGCTTATTAAAAGATAAAGCCTTGGTGGTTCGTTCAGCAGCGGTGGAGGCTTTAGCTAAAAGCACAACGCCAGCTGTTCGTGATCTTTTATGGGATGAGTTAAATCAAAAGTACAATTTTAAAGGTGATCACAGTCTTTGGATCCGTCATCAGATCGTAGAGACTTTGGCGAAAAAACCTTTAAACCATGAGGCTAAGATCTTCGCCGGTCTTCTATCTGATAAAGACCAACGCCTTCATATGCCAGCAGTTGCGGGTTTAGAAAAACTAACTGGGGTGAAGCTTGGTGGGGATTCTACTAAGTCAGCAGCCTTAGTTGGTATGTGGAAAGACTACGTTAAAAAAGAAAAGATTGAGCTTTAA
- a CDS encoding acyl-CoA thioesterase produces the protein MSSNIYTLLPRFHDTDALGHINNAAYATWFEEARRFIFRFFVPDLDPKKWNLIIARTEFDFLAQGYYQKEVTVTTNIEKVGNSSFVIVQEAIQDKVVIGRGKAFMVHFDYKTNKSVPIPESIKEELQKLIK, from the coding sequence ATGAGTTCTAATATTTATACTTTACTGCCAAGATTTCACGATACCGATGCTTTAGGGCATATCAATAATGCCGCCTACGCAACTTGGTTTGAAGAAGCGAGAAGGTTTATCTTTAGATTCTTTGTTCCTGATTTAGATCCCAAAAAGTGGAACTTAATTATCGCGCGCACTGAGTTTGATTTTTTAGCGCAAGGTTATTACCAAAAGGAAGTCACGGTTACGACGAACATTGAAAAAGTTGGCAATTCATCTTTTGTGATCGTTCAAGAGGCTATTCAAGATAAAGTTGTTATCGGTAGAGGCAAGGCTTTTATGGTGCACTTTGACTATAAAACAAATAAGTCAGTGCCGATTCCTGAATCCATCAAAGAAGAACTGCAAAAGCTGATTAAGTAG
- a CDS encoding nucleotidyltransferase family protein: MSVQEEINENTSISKLAVIVSQHLKANGIISVLSGGSVVTIYTDKNFYESNDLDFISPANHQKILEVMAQIGFVKAKSTHKHLTHPNTKIVVEFPTGPVNLGGAPIRYEHFDEHEIDGGKIRILSPTQSVMDRLLHYISTKDAQGLDQAREICERQMVNLSAIEKWSIKEAMASPEQHERIMKTCKEAIAKYNKSQKTNN; the protein is encoded by the coding sequence ATGAGCGTTCAAGAAGAGATTAATGAAAATACATCTATCTCAAAATTAGCTGTTATCGTATCTCAACATCTTAAAGCTAATGGAATTATTTCGGTCCTATCTGGTGGCTCAGTAGTAACTATTTATACTGACAAAAATTTTTATGAATCAAATGATTTGGATTTTATCAGTCCAGCAAATCACCAAAAAATTCTTGAAGTCATGGCACAGATTGGTTTCGTGAAGGCAAAATCAACTCATAAACATCTTACCCATCCAAATACAAAAATAGTCGTGGAGTTTCCAACTGGCCCCGTCAATTTAGGCGGCGCTCCGATTCGCTACGAACACTTCGACGAACATGAAATTGACGGCGGAAAAATTCGTATATTAAGTCCAACTCAGTCAGTTATGGATCGACTGCTGCACTATATTTCCACGAAGGATGCTCAAGGACTTGATCAGGCCCGTGAAATTTGCGAACGACAAATGGTGAACCTGTCAGCCATCGAAAAATGGTCTATCAAAGAAGCAATGGCAAGCCCCGAACAACATGAACGCATTATGAAAACTTGCAAAGAAGCGATTGCGAAATATAATAAATCACAAAAGACAAATAACTAG
- a CDS encoding winged helix-turn-helix domain-containing protein codes for MMLDKLFGNQTATSALLFLTRYEEAAVSDMAKTFGVSKTQLYQQLVKLEDAGILASREMGNLRIYFFNPRCSIKNELRALLEKYIETNMSKEQNPDFYLVRKRPRSRGKKLGGAYERSRRD; via the coding sequence ATGATGTTAGATAAGTTATTTGGAAATCAAACCGCTACCTCTGCACTGCTCTTTTTAACTCGCTACGAGGAAGCTGCTGTCAGTGATATGGCGAAAACTTTTGGTGTATCAAAAACTCAACTATATCAACAACTCGTGAAACTTGAGGATGCGGGAATTCTTGCAAGTAGAGAAATGGGAAACCTGCGCATTTATTTTTTCAATCCCCGATGCTCAATAAAAAATGAACTCCGCGCCCTTCTTGAAAAATACATCGAAACAAACATGTCCAAAGAACAAAATCCAGATTTCTATCTTGTTCGCAAAAGACCGCGCAGTCGCGGGAAAAAACTAGGAGGAGCCTATGAGCGTTCAAGAAGAGATTAA
- a CDS encoding UvrD-helicase domain-containing protein: protein MSYSPTPEQLEIINSTDSRYISAGPGTGKTTTALYLAGQEVLKLKPGQKILFLSYSNAAVQRMAESAGLQLNSSTKTKIDFNTFHSLSWKIIFTYGRYIGLPKKISVLDNIDSSLTGFLVARNENESDKEYYHRVARSTGKIHFDIMLELASRILKSSETIRGFYELKFPLIIVDEFQDTSSEQYDFLKSLGGKSRILLFGDQNQVIYDTEYSTVVSRKVDFLRWKNVQKENSFGVNHRCPNFEIIQFANNVLNGIKNESEKNGLQVFPYYYNQLRSNIASIYLQVQKAPELTGKSIGILTPSQGLAQDICNALKNPPDGSAFPVKIYPHFNLREENKESIRSLFMSFIQLKLDKNENNAIQTARSLVILLATWGRSKISETKVQEALKKINIQEKKVKKADSLQSIADSLRLESIEDDYRIFIEKIVASEFLKGIKDGISASSLNFLNAEMRISYKATTPYNNYLELRKPVGLYGSSAGKAKIEVVSMWRSKGREFDIAVMVVDPFALSQSNTEAMIRRLYYVAATRAKEHLIVLSCSRKGKKDFILN, encoded by the coding sequence ATGAGCTATAGTCCAACACCTGAACAATTGGAAATAATAAATTCGACAGACAGTCGTTATATTTCTGCCGGCCCAGGGACAGGAAAAACGACTACCGCGTTGTATCTTGCGGGGCAAGAGGTACTAAAACTTAAGCCAGGGCAAAAAATTCTTTTCCTTTCATACTCAAATGCTGCTGTTCAAAGGATGGCTGAAAGTGCGGGCCTTCAGCTAAACTCTTCAACTAAGACAAAAATTGATTTTAATACTTTTCATTCATTGTCGTGGAAAATTATTTTTACCTACGGACGCTATATTGGCCTTCCTAAAAAAATTTCTGTTTTAGATAATATAGACTCATCCCTAACTGGCTTTCTAGTCGCAAGAAATGAAAATGAGTCAGACAAAGAATATTACCATCGAGTTGCGCGATCTACTGGCAAAATTCATTTTGATATTATGCTAGAGTTAGCCTCTAGGATTTTAAAATCATCTGAAACAATCCGAGGATTTTATGAGTTAAAATTTCCTCTAATCATTGTTGATGAGTTCCAAGATACAAGTTCCGAACAATATGATTTTCTTAAATCATTAGGGGGCAAATCGAGAATTCTTCTTTTTGGAGACCAAAACCAAGTTATTTATGACACTGAATATTCTACTGTAGTGAGCAGAAAGGTTGATTTTCTTCGCTGGAAAAATGTTCAGAAAGAAAACAGTTTCGGTGTGAATCACCGATGTCCTAACTTTGAAATCATTCAGTTTGCGAATAACGTTTTGAATGGCATAAAAAACGAATCAGAAAAAAATGGACTACAAGTATTTCCATATTACTATAATCAGCTTAGATCAAACATAGCTAGTATATATCTTCAGGTCCAAAAAGCTCCCGAGCTTACAGGTAAAAGTATTGGGATACTAACTCCAAGCCAAGGTCTCGCTCAGGACATTTGCAATGCTTTAAAGAATCCACCGGATGGAAGTGCTTTTCCTGTAAAAATTTATCCGCACTTTAATCTTAGAGAAGAAAACAAAGAGTCAATACGTTCTCTCTTTATGTCTTTTATCCAACTCAAGCTGGATAAGAATGAGAACAATGCCATTCAGACCGCAAGGAGTTTGGTAATTTTATTGGCCACATGGGGAAGATCTAAAATTTCGGAAACGAAAGTACAAGAAGCGTTAAAAAAAATAAACATACAAGAGAAAAAAGTCAAAAAAGCAGACTCCCTTCAATCTATCGCTGATAGCTTAAGGCTTGAGTCAATTGAGGATGACTATAGAATCTTCATAGAAAAGATAGTTGCCTCTGAATTTCTTAAAGGTATTAAAGATGGTATTAGCGCGTCGTCACTTAATTTTTTAAATGCTGAAATGAGAATTTCTTATAAAGCCACTACTCCGTACAACAATTATCTTGAGCTAAGAAAGCCCGTAGGACTTTATGGATCAAGTGCAGGAAAAGCAAAAATTGAAGTTGTCAGTATGTGGAGATCAAAAGGTAGAGAATTTGACATCGCCGTAATGGTTGTTGACCCTTTTGCACTTTCACAAAGCAACACAGAAGCCATGATCCGCAGACTTTATTATGTGGCCGCTACGAGAGCTAAAGAACATCTAATTGTTCTTTCTTGTTCTCGAAAAGGAAAAAAAGATTTTATATTAAACTGA
- a CDS encoding ATP-dependent nuclease: protein MRILKIDIKHFRAIKDCSILPKKYNVFLGTNNIGKTTIVEAINLLLNPEFSYGSNVIDENDFHNRSYFKRKITTPEGQEIEIPGNRIEIEAVLGPITEEEDILKFDGHILPWNTKSNQLIESSDDDPYTADVIKSIRVKFEALYSYEDDEFVWKTFFKDKEDTLWNFPEEPNSRVTKEQKLRIGFLIYRDVRGAQFPLTLKTSSLLSRVLQSQDALPTNFEEVFENSKDLCQPFQSNDNFSRVINEIANEFERFLPYPKSFKKQLTFELTDRTRQLIKNNAFLYVSGENPLPIHKFGAGTRCLSYLGLLTYIMRKRGRGILCLEEPESYLFPHAQRRIVKDAKELATQLFVTTHSPYVLEQFEPSEICRINDSGNGVLKSTFIDDSKISIKSYERNLRKQLSEAFLSNLVIVAEEESVVRWIRNISDAFSGKSIDGLEITSLDYLGVTVVSAEGINSVTPLAEIIASATIPVFIYVDKTTESNPVQTDWIDKGKSAIIAEYTTLEELLYAEVPRETLKTICTQAEFVKNNRLTDADFNLDEIALKKKVIDFLTSNKGSIPFHEWMVGKLSANDVPKTFKEVFKSCYQILGLMPSEEESELEAVMPEDEL, encoded by the coding sequence ATGAGAATTTTAAAGATTGATATTAAACATTTCAGAGCCATCAAAGATTGTTCAATACTTCCTAAGAAATATAATGTATTCCTCGGAACAAACAACATTGGCAAAACAACAATTGTCGAAGCAATCAACCTTCTACTCAACCCAGAGTTTTCTTACGGATCAAATGTAATTGACGAAAACGACTTTCACAATCGCTCCTACTTTAAAAGAAAAATCACTACCCCAGAAGGTCAAGAGATTGAAATTCCAGGGAATCGAATAGAAATTGAGGCAGTTCTTGGCCCAATAACTGAAGAAGAAGATATTTTAAAGTTTGATGGTCATATTCTACCATGGAATACAAAAAGCAATCAATTGATCGAAAGTTCAGATGATGATCCATACACAGCCGATGTAATCAAATCAATCAGAGTAAAGTTTGAGGCCTTATATTCATATGAAGACGATGAGTTTGTCTGGAAAACCTTTTTCAAGGATAAAGAAGATACCCTTTGGAATTTTCCTGAGGAACCAAACTCAAGAGTAACAAAAGAGCAGAAATTAAGAATAGGATTTTTAATCTATAGAGATGTCCGGGGTGCTCAATTTCCGCTTACTTTGAAAACATCAAGCCTTCTTTCTAGAGTTCTTCAGAGCCAAGATGCCCTACCAACAAATTTCGAAGAAGTTTTTGAAAATTCAAAAGACCTATGCCAGCCATTTCAAAGCAATGATAATTTTTCAAGGGTCATTAACGAAATTGCGAATGAATTTGAACGTTTTTTGCCTTATCCAAAATCCTTTAAAAAACAATTAACGTTTGAACTTACTGACCGAACAAGGCAACTCATAAAAAATAATGCCTTCCTTTATGTAAGTGGTGAGAATCCACTACCGATTCATAAATTTGGAGCAGGAACGCGATGCCTAAGCTATCTCGGCCTGCTTACTTATATTATGAGGAAGCGAGGCAGAGGAATTTTGTGTTTAGAAGAACCTGAATCCTACTTATTTCCTCATGCACAAAGAAGAATTGTTAAAGATGCGAAGGAACTAGCTACACAATTATTTGTGACAACACATTCACCCTATGTTCTAGAACAGTTTGAGCCATCCGAAATATGTCGAATTAATGACTCTGGCAACGGCGTACTTAAATCGACCTTCATTGATGATAGTAAAATTTCAATAAAATCTTATGAACGAAATCTTCGTAAACAATTATCAGAAGCGTTTTTGAGTAATCTGGTTATTGTTGCGGAAGAAGAATCTGTCGTTCGATGGATTAGAAATATATCTGATGCTTTTTCGGGAAAAAGTATCGACGGTCTAGAAATTACATCTCTTGATTATCTTGGAGTAACAGTTGTTAGTGCTGAGGGAATAAACAGCGTTACTCCCCTAGCCGAAATTATTGCATCAGCAACAATTCCTGTATTTATTTATGTCGATAAAACGACAGAGTCTAATCCTGTTCAGACTGATTGGATTGATAAAGGAAAGTCAGCAATTATTGCCGAATACACTACATTAGAAGAACTATTGTACGCAGAAGTCCCACGAGAAACTCTCAAGACAATTTGCACACAGGCCGAGTTTGTAAAGAATAATAGATTAACAGATGCTGACTTTAATCTTGATGAAATTGCTTTAAAGAAGAAAGTGATCGATTTTTTAACCTCTAACAAGGGAAGCATTCCATTTCATGAATGGATGGTCGGGAAACTATCAGCCAATGATGTTCCTAAGACTTTTAAAGAGGTATTTAAGAGCTGCTATCAAATACTAGGACTCATGCCTTCAGAAGAAGAATCTGAATTAGAAGCTGTGATGCCAGAAGATGAGCTATAG
- a CDS encoding restriction endonuclease subunit S has translation MLESVNTTTLSNLSDFGALFCDGDWIESKDQDPDGDVRLIQLADIGDGYFINKSNRYMTRKKAKELRCTFLKKGDVLIARMPDPLGRACIFPLSEENKYVTVVDIAIFRPNNTEIDSNFLMSIVNSPQIRQQISMLQSGTTRKRISRGNLGELSIPLPQLDEQRNAVNKINTLFSEIDKGTQEIESAKQKLDLYRQSILNASAFGEVTTLEEILDDDRGIFDGPFGSNLKSSDYTPSGVRVIRLENIGTLYFKDEATYISDKKYESLKKHTVFSGDIVFSSFVAEKVRACFIPEAIQFAVNKADCFCLRPNQNLINPEFLLYQICSPSFYQNLISEVKGVTRPRVNTKILRKMPLYLPDLKKQGEIIRVIKESLSATTKVENEIARSEQKIVQLKQAILKKAFEGNL, from the coding sequence ATGTTGGAATCAGTAAATACGACAACTTTATCTAATCTATCAGATTTCGGCGCGCTTTTTTGCGATGGTGATTGGATTGAATCTAAGGATCAAGATCCAGATGGAGATGTACGCCTAATACAATTGGCTGATATTGGGGACGGTTACTTCATTAATAAATCGAATAGATATATGACAAGGAAGAAGGCCAAAGAGCTGCGATGCACTTTTCTAAAAAAAGGAGATGTACTCATCGCCCGAATGCCTGACCCCTTAGGAAGAGCCTGTATTTTTCCGCTCTCTGAAGAAAATAAATATGTTACGGTTGTTGATATCGCAATATTTCGCCCTAACAATACGGAAATAGATTCAAATTTTCTAATGAGCATTGTCAATTCTCCACAGATAAGACAGCAAATTTCGATGCTCCAATCAGGAACTACAAGAAAGAGAATATCTCGCGGAAATTTAGGCGAGTTATCTATCCCGTTGCCGCAACTTGACGAACAAAGAAATGCTGTTAACAAAATCAATACTCTTTTTTCTGAAATCGATAAAGGAACTCAAGAAATCGAATCGGCAAAACAAAAGTTAGATTTATACCGCCAGTCGATTTTAAATGCCTCCGCTTTTGGAGAGGTGACCACTTTAGAAGAGATATTAGATGATGATCGCGGAATATTCGATGGTCCATTTGGATCAAATTTAAAATCTTCCGACTATACCCCTTCTGGCGTTCGAGTTATTAGACTCGAGAATATTGGAACTTTATATTTTAAAGATGAAGCTACATATATTTCAGATAAAAAGTATGAATCTCTAAAGAAGCATACGGTTTTTTCAGGCGACATCGTGTTTTCATCTTTTGTTGCAGAGAAAGTAAGAGCATGCTTCATTCCAGAGGCTATCCAATTTGCAGTTAATAAAGCTGACTGCTTTTGCTTAAGACCAAATCAAAATTTGATAAATCCTGAATTTCTATTATATCAAATTTGCTCTCCTTCTTTTTATCAAAATTTAATATCAGAAGTTAAAGGGGTCACTCGTCCAAGAGTGAATACGAAGATACTGCGAAAAATGCCATTATATCTGCCAGACCTGAAAAAACAGGGGGAGATAATTCGTGTGATCAAGGAATCTCTTTCAGCCACCACAAAAGTTGAAAATGAAATTGCAAGATCCGAACAAAAAATAGTCCAACTCAAACAAGCCATTCTCAAAAAAGCATTTGAGGGTAATCTGTGA
- a CDS encoding class I SAM-dependent DNA methyltransferase — translation MANTNHIVQKLWNLCDILRDGGVDYMGYVNELTFILFPKMLEEKGLDKKWLPDGYRWKDLTEKNGVDQFNFYRKMLLELGTSDNKLKKHPRVLEIYTNANTSLKQPKHLSLIISEINKIDWYSHDKDDLGDMYEGLLEKVGSEKKSGAGQYFTPRVLIESIVDILQPQAGEEIQDPAAGTCGFLIYADKYIKKHTDNLGKLSEAKAEFQIKEAFYGIELVEVTHRLALMNLMLHDMESNLIQGSALSDAGANLKPADLIIANPPFGTAKGDGGSTRSDLTFETSNKQLSFLQHIYRSLKPGGRAGIVLPDNVLFEAGVGAKIRQDLMEKCNLHTILRLPTGIFYAQGVKTNVLFFNKGKKETGNTKETWVYDLRANMPSFGKTSPLRREHFSEFEKAYGKNPDGTSKRKDQGEEGRFRCFNIAEIKKREYNLDISWLRDESVTHADELPEPDVIAGEILASLKNASESFAKIISNMER, via the coding sequence ATGGCTAATACGAATCATATTGTACAAAAACTTTGGAACCTATGCGACATCCTTCGTGATGGCGGTGTCGATTACATGGGGTATGTGAATGAACTGACTTTCATTTTGTTTCCCAAAATGCTTGAGGAAAAAGGTCTTGATAAAAAGTGGCTTCCTGATGGCTACAGATGGAAAGATTTAACTGAAAAAAACGGAGTTGATCAATTCAATTTTTACAGAAAGATGTTACTTGAACTTGGCACAAGCGATAACAAACTGAAAAAACACCCACGAGTTTTAGAAATTTACACAAATGCCAATACTTCACTTAAACAACCAAAACATTTGTCGTTGATTATTTCCGAAATTAACAAAATCGACTGGTACTCGCATGACAAAGACGATCTTGGGGATATGTACGAGGGATTACTTGAAAAAGTAGGCTCTGAAAAGAAAAGCGGCGCTGGCCAGTACTTCACTCCGCGCGTCCTCATCGAATCTATCGTTGATATTCTTCAACCTCAAGCAGGTGAAGAAATTCAAGATCCTGCGGCTGGCACTTGCGGCTTTCTAATCTACGCTGATAAATACATTAAAAAACATACGGACAATTTAGGCAAACTTTCAGAAGCGAAAGCCGAATTTCAAATTAAAGAAGCATTTTATGGAATTGAATTAGTTGAAGTTACGCATAGGCTGGCGCTAATGAATTTGATGTTACACGATATGGAGTCGAACCTTATTCAAGGTAGCGCATTGAGTGATGCTGGTGCTAATCTTAAACCAGCAGATTTAATCATCGCAAATCCTCCGTTTGGAACGGCTAAAGGCGATGGAGGCTCAACAAGATCTGACTTAACGTTTGAAACCTCAAATAAGCAGTTAAGTTTTCTACAACATATTTATCGAAGCCTGAAACCTGGAGGTCGCGCAGGTATTGTTCTACCCGATAACGTGCTTTTTGAAGCTGGTGTTGGCGCAAAAATTCGTCAAGATTTAATGGAAAAGTGCAATTTACACACGATCTTAAGACTTCCGACAGGCATCTTTTATGCGCAAGGTGTAAAGACCAATGTTTTATTTTTCAATAAAGGCAAAAAAGAAACTGGCAATACGAAGGAAACGTGGGTTTACGATCTTCGTGCCAATATGCCTTCGTTTGGAAAAACAAGCCCATTAAGGCGTGAACACTTTTCTGAATTTGAAAAAGCATACGGTAAAAATCCCGATGGCACTTCAAAAAGAAAAGATCAAGGTGAAGAAGGTAGATTTAGATGCTTTAACATAGCTGAAATCAAAAAGCGCGAATACAATTTAGATATTTCATGGCTAAGAGATGAGTCAGTCACTCATGCTGACGAGCTGCCAGAGCCTGATGTAATTGCTGGAGAAATTTTAGCTTCATTGAAAAATGCGTCAGAGTCATTTGCGAAAATAATATCTAACATGGAGAGATAG